In Salinarimonas sp., a genomic segment contains:
- a CDS encoding DsbA family protein — translation MFTRRQTLALLAAAGAAPVLVGRPALAQTADPELLATSGPLGEMALGDENAPVTVYEYASLTCSHCATFHNQTWPAVKEQYIETGKVRFVLREFPLDPLATAGFMLARCEPEMYWPIVDMLFELQRQWAFSDRPVDTLAQLMRQAGFSQEKFETCLRDQALFDAIQDVKTRGEELGVRATPTFFFNDEMRSGALTIDEFADIVDPMLEG, via the coding sequence ATGTTCACGCGCCGCCAGACCCTCGCCCTCCTCGCCGCCGCCGGCGCGGCGCCCGTGCTCGTCGGCCGCCCGGCGCTCGCGCAGACCGCGGATCCCGAGCTCCTCGCGACGTCCGGCCCGCTCGGCGAGATGGCGCTCGGCGACGAGAACGCCCCGGTGACGGTCTACGAATACGCCTCGCTGACCTGCAGCCACTGCGCCACGTTCCACAATCAGACCTGGCCCGCGGTGAAGGAGCAGTACATCGAGACCGGCAAGGTGCGCTTCGTCCTGCGCGAGTTCCCGCTCGATCCGTTGGCGACCGCGGGCTTCATGCTGGCGCGCTGCGAGCCGGAGATGTACTGGCCGATCGTCGACATGCTGTTCGAGCTGCAGCGGCAATGGGCCTTCTCCGACCGCCCGGTCGACACGCTGGCCCAGCTGATGCGCCAGGCCGGTTTCTCACAGGAAAAGTTCGAGACCTGCTTGCGCGACCAGGCGCTCTTCGATGCAATCCAGGACGTGAAGACCCGCGGGGAGGAGCTCGGCGTGCGCGCGACGCCGACCTTCTTCTTCAACGACGAGATGCGCAGCGGAGCGCTCACCATTGACGAGTTCGCCGACATCGTCGACCCGATGCTGGAAGGCTGA